A section of the Mycolicibacterium anyangense genome encodes:
- a CDS encoding lipopolysaccharide biosynthesis protein, with amino-acid sequence MSATGPDQVRSAAISRGSVARVGVATAISAVCGYAVLYLAARALDPAGFSVFGVFWGAFGLVGGAAYGLLQESTREVRTAGYVEVADGPRTHPMRVSAGLGVVGALVMAATSPLWAPHVFSEARPLSVALLAAGLAGFCLHATLLGLLAGIGQWGQYGALMVADAVIRVLVAAATFLLGWGLVGFLWATVGGAIGWLLLLLVSPTARTAAALRTPGGTSTFLRGAAHSIAAAGASAVLVMGFPVLLKATSGELGAAGGVVILAVTLTRAPLLVPLTAMQGNLIAHFVDHRGHRLKSLVAPAAVVLALGTIGVLAAWLAGPWLIRVAFGAEYTPDGVLLGWLTAGAVAIALLTLTGAATVAAAQHRAYSIGWVGATVASALLLTLPLGLAERTVVALLCGPLVGIAVHLYALARAGR; translated from the coding sequence CTGAGCGCCACCGGCCCCGATCAGGTCCGCAGCGCCGCGATCAGCCGCGGCAGCGTCGCCCGGGTCGGGGTGGCCACCGCGATCTCGGCGGTGTGCGGGTACGCCGTGCTGTATCTGGCCGCCCGCGCCCTGGATCCGGCCGGCTTCTCCGTCTTCGGCGTCTTCTGGGGCGCCTTCGGTCTGGTCGGTGGCGCCGCCTACGGCCTGCTGCAGGAGTCGACCCGGGAGGTCCGCACCGCCGGCTACGTCGAGGTGGCCGACGGGCCGCGCACACACCCGATGAGGGTCAGTGCCGGGCTGGGTGTGGTCGGTGCTCTGGTGATGGCCGCGACCTCGCCGCTATGGGCACCGCACGTGTTCAGCGAGGCCCGCCCGCTGTCGGTGGCGCTGCTGGCCGCCGGGTTGGCCGGCTTCTGCCTGCACGCCACCTTGCTCGGACTGCTCGCCGGGATCGGGCAGTGGGGCCAGTACGGCGCATTGATGGTCGCCGATGCCGTCATCCGGGTGCTGGTAGCCGCAGCGACGTTCCTGCTGGGCTGGGGTCTGGTCGGGTTCCTGTGGGCCACTGTCGGTGGCGCGATCGGGTGGCTGCTGTTACTGCTGGTGTCGCCGACCGCCCGCACTGCGGCGGCGCTGCGTACGCCGGGTGGCACATCGACGTTCCTGCGCGGGGCGGCGCACTCGATCGCCGCGGCAGGCGCCAGCGCGGTCCTGGTCATGGGCTTTCCCGTGCTACTGAAGGCCACCTCCGGTGAACTGGGCGCGGCAGGTGGCGTGGTGATCCTGGCGGTGACACTGACCCGCGCACCGCTGCTGGTGCCGCTGACCGCGATGCAGGGCAACCTGATCGCCCACTTCGTCGACCATCGCGGCCACCGGCTCAAGTCCCTGGTCGCACCGGCCGCCGTGGTGCTGGCGCTGGGCACCATCGGGGTGCTGGCAGCCTGGCTGGCCGGCCCCTGGCTGATCCGGGTGGCCTTCGGCGCCGAATACACCCCCGACGGGGTGCTGCTGGGCTGGCTGACGGCCGGCGCGGTGGCGATCGCCCTGCTGACCCTGACCGGCGCGGCGACGGTGGCCGCCGCCCAGCACCGGGCGTACTCGATCGGCTGGGTCGGCGCGACGGTGGCCTCGGCTCTGCTGCTGACATTGCCGCTGGGCCTGGCCGAGCGCACCGTGGTCGCACTGCTGTGCGGCCCGCTGGTCGGCATCGCCGTTCACCTGTATGCACTGGCCCGCGCCGGGCGCTGA
- a CDS encoding TerC family protein, which produces MNVSQLEWLITLGVTVAVLLFDVIVIARRPHEPTMRECAIYLSFYVSLAIAFGIWVWNFHGSQFGLEFFAGWLTEYSLSVDNLFIFIIIMASFNVPKVYQQQALLVGIVLALVFRGIFIALGAVAIKQFSWIFYIFGAFLVFTAIKLVRDTDHDDDAENAVVRFARTYLNTTDKWDGLKLYIKDGGKRLMTPMFLVIVALGTTDLLFALDSIPAIYGLTSEPYLVFTANLFALMGLRQLYFLLGDLLNRLVYLSQGLAFILFFIGVKLVLHALHENTVPFINGGEHVAVPEIPTLLSLAVIILTLFLTMVASLIKTRVVDKP; this is translated from the coding sequence GTGAACGTGTCCCAGCTCGAATGGCTGATCACCCTCGGTGTGACGGTGGCCGTGCTGCTGTTCGATGTGATCGTCATCGCGCGTCGGCCACACGAACCGACGATGCGCGAGTGTGCGATCTATTTGTCGTTCTATGTGAGCCTGGCCATTGCGTTCGGCATCTGGGTATGGAACTTCCACGGCAGCCAGTTCGGGCTGGAGTTCTTCGCCGGCTGGCTGACCGAGTACAGCCTGTCGGTGGACAACCTGTTCATCTTCATCATCATCATGGCCAGCTTCAACGTGCCCAAGGTGTACCAGCAGCAGGCGCTACTCGTCGGGATCGTGCTCGCCCTGGTGTTCCGCGGAATCTTCATCGCGCTGGGAGCGGTTGCGATCAAGCAGTTTTCGTGGATCTTCTACATCTTCGGCGCATTCCTGGTGTTCACCGCGATCAAGCTGGTCCGTGACACCGACCACGACGACGACGCCGAGAACGCGGTGGTGCGCTTTGCTCGCACCTACCTGAACACCACTGACAAGTGGGACGGGCTCAAGCTGTACATCAAAGATGGCGGCAAGCGGCTGATGACCCCGATGTTCCTGGTGATCGTGGCGCTGGGCACCACTGACCTGCTGTTCGCGCTGGACTCGATCCCGGCGATCTACGGGCTGACCAGCGAACCGTATCTGGTGTTCACGGCCAACCTTTTTGCGCTGATGGGGTTACGCCAGCTGTACTTCCTGCTCGGTGATCTGCTCAACCGCCTGGTGTATCTGTCGCAGGGGCTGGCGTTCATCCTGTTCTTCATCGGGGTCAAGCTGGTGCTGCACGCGCTGCACGAGAACACCGTGCCGTTCATCAACGGCGGCGAGCACGTCGCAGTCCCGGAGATTCCCACCCTGCTCAGCCTGGCGGTCATCATCCTGACGCTGTTCCT
- a CDS encoding glycosyltransferase family 2 protein, whose product MHWPAPGAERAGISVYVVGIDTTAHPDAWIIVPAYNEAEVIGDVITDLRQTFAHVVCVDDGSRDDTSEIALHAGAHVVRHPVNLGQGAAIQTGVEYARSQPGASVFVTFDADGQHRVKDVLSMIDRLARGDVDIVVGTRFSGTTVSHTPPLKKLILRTAAALSPSSHRLGLTDAHNGLRVFNKTVADHLNLTMSGMSHASEFVALIVENHWRVAEEPVEILYTEYSMSKGQPLLNGVNIVFDGFLRGRMRR is encoded by the coding sequence ATGCACTGGCCCGCGCCGGGCGCTGAACGGGCCGGGATCAGCGTGTACGTTGTGGGCATCGACACGACGGCCCACCCCGACGCCTGGATCATCGTCCCCGCGTACAACGAAGCGGAGGTCATCGGCGACGTCATCACCGACCTTCGCCAGACCTTCGCCCATGTGGTGTGTGTCGACGACGGAAGCCGCGACGACACCTCCGAGATCGCCCTGCATGCGGGAGCCCACGTGGTGCGACATCCGGTGAACCTGGGCCAGGGCGCGGCCATCCAGACCGGCGTGGAGTACGCCCGCAGCCAGCCGGGTGCGAGCGTGTTCGTCACCTTCGACGCCGACGGCCAGCACCGCGTCAAAGACGTCCTGTCGATGATCGACCGACTGGCCAGGGGCGACGTGGACATTGTCGTCGGCACCCGGTTCTCCGGGACGACGGTCAGCCACACGCCGCCGTTGAAGAAGCTGATCCTGCGCACCGCGGCCGCACTGAGCCCGAGCAGCCACCGACTCGGCCTCACCGACGCCCACAACGGGCTGCGGGTGTTCAACAAGACGGTGGCCGACCACCTCAACCTCACCATGAGCGGAATGAGCCACGCCAGCGAGTTCGTCGCGCTCATCGTCGAAAACCACTGGCGGGTCGCCGAAGAACCCGTCGAGATCCTCTATACCGAGTACTCGATGTCCAAGGGGCAGCCGCTGCTCAACGGGGTGAACATCGTCTTCGACGGGTTCCTGCGCGGAAGGATGCGCCGATGA
- a CDS encoding Pls/PosA family non-ribosomal peptide synthetase: MATPEIPAQYLLSEHAPAPRTLIDILYDTAARYPDAPAIDDGTVVLTYSELIADIEDSVDWLGARGIGRGDRIGIRMPSGSYALYVAILSTLAAGAAYVPVDADDPEERAHLVFGEAQVVGVITDAGLTRGTGSSRGWRATAPLGRDDAWIIFTSGSTGTPKGVAVTHRNAAAFVDAEAQMFLQDNPIGPGDRVLAGLSVAFDASCEEMWLAWRHGACLVPAPRALVRSGMDLGPWLVARDITVVSTVPTLASLWPAEALEAVRLLIFGGEACPPELAERLAVEGREVWNTYGPTEATVVASGARLDGRSPVSIGRPLPGWDLAVVDAEGNPVPLGGVGELVIGGVGLARYLDPEKDAEKYAPMESLGWARAYRSGDLVRLEADGLYFQGRADDQVKVGGRRIELGEVDSALVNLPGVSGGAAAVRRTASGTPMLVGYIASTNPDFDLAAARARLAEELPAALVPRLVLMDELPTRTSGKVDRNALPWPPPGYQESEPDLGGTMGWLAGLWRDVLGAVVDGPEADFFALGGGSLSAAQLVAALRDRFPQLTVAQLYDHPRLGSLAEFLDEQAPAVAVTPRDVAPTPVTTQAAQVLLSVPLATLTGLQWLIWLALINNVAAAVHPLPWLTPVNWWLVVIGFLLFITPIGRMGIAVLGARTLLSGLQPGTYRRGGSEHLRVWLAERLADASGAENLAGAPWLVYYARALGNTVGKGVDLHSAPPVTGMVKLGHRCSIEPEVDLTGHWIDGDLFHVGPITVGNDATIGARTTLFPGAVVGKDADVAPGSGVVGKVKNGQYWKGSPAVKSGKARHPWPQHRPPRATQWVAIYGLTSILLGALPLAALAAGLAVPAFIARHTVTLRDAIVVAAPWIPVAALAAMAIYALVTVVLVRLLSFGLREGYHPVRSRIGWQMWATERLMDAARNYLFPIYASLLTPWWLRLLGAKVGRNTEISTALLTPKFTVIEDGAFLADDTMVASYELGGGWIHAAKATVGKRAFLGNSGITQPGRRVPDDGLVAVLSAAPHKAKAGSSWLGSPPIRLRRHADEADAALTYQPPLRLKAMRSAVETCRLLPVIVTFAIGVAVLVTLQALALRFGYGWAGLASGVLLLVAGAVAGGVAVAAKWLVVGRIRAVEYPLWSSFVWRNEVSDTFVETVAAPWFARAASGTPVMNLWLRALGAKIGRGVWCETYWLPEADLVTLQRASTVNRGCVVQTHLFHDRIMRMDTVILEEGATLGPHCVALPAAKLGAGATVGPASLVMRGDEVPPSTRWQGNPIAPWVISRKKSRDRSPEEAAA, translated from the coding sequence GTGGCGACGCCGGAAATTCCCGCTCAGTACCTGCTCTCGGAGCATGCTCCGGCCCCGCGCACGCTCATCGACATCCTCTACGACACCGCGGCGCGCTACCCCGACGCGCCGGCCATCGACGACGGCACCGTGGTGCTGACCTACTCCGAGCTGATCGCCGACATCGAGGACAGCGTCGATTGGCTGGGCGCCCGGGGTATCGGCCGGGGAGACCGCATCGGCATCCGGATGCCGTCGGGCAGCTATGCCCTCTACGTCGCGATCCTCTCGACGCTGGCCGCCGGTGCGGCCTACGTCCCGGTCGACGCCGACGATCCGGAGGAGCGCGCGCACCTGGTGTTCGGCGAGGCCCAGGTGGTCGGCGTGATCACCGATGCGGGGCTGACCCGCGGCACCGGGTCCTCACGGGGCTGGCGGGCGACCGCCCCGCTCGGCCGCGACGACGCGTGGATCATCTTCACCTCCGGCTCCACCGGCACCCCGAAAGGCGTGGCGGTGACGCACCGAAACGCCGCGGCGTTCGTCGATGCCGAAGCGCAGATGTTCTTGCAGGACAACCCGATTGGACCGGGCGACCGGGTACTGGCCGGACTGTCGGTGGCGTTCGACGCCTCCTGCGAGGAGATGTGGCTGGCCTGGCGGCACGGCGCCTGCCTGGTACCCGCGCCGCGGGCCCTGGTCCGCAGCGGGATGGACCTCGGTCCCTGGCTGGTCGCCCGCGACATCACCGTGGTGTCCACCGTGCCCACCCTGGCCTCGCTGTGGCCGGCCGAGGCGTTGGAGGCCGTCCGGCTGCTGATCTTCGGCGGCGAGGCCTGCCCGCCCGAGCTGGCCGAGCGGCTGGCGGTCGAGGGCCGCGAGGTGTGGAACACCTACGGGCCCACCGAGGCCACCGTGGTGGCCAGCGGTGCGCGGCTGGATGGGCGCAGCCCGGTCAGTATCGGCCGCCCGCTGCCCGGCTGGGATCTGGCAGTGGTGGACGCCGAAGGCAACCCGGTGCCCCTCGGCGGGGTCGGCGAGCTGGTGATCGGCGGTGTCGGGCTGGCCCGCTACCTCGATCCGGAGAAGGACGCCGAGAAGTACGCCCCGATGGAATCACTGGGCTGGGCGCGGGCCTACCGCAGCGGCGATCTGGTGCGCCTGGAAGCCGACGGGCTGTACTTCCAGGGCCGCGCCGACGACCAGGTGAAGGTCGGTGGGCGCCGGATCGAACTCGGTGAGGTGGACTCCGCACTGGTGAACCTGCCCGGTGTCAGCGGCGGTGCGGCTGCGGTGCGGCGTACGGCGAGCGGCACGCCGATGCTGGTCGGGTATATCGCGAGCACCAACCCGGACTTCGACCTGGCCGCCGCCCGGGCCCGACTGGCCGAGGAACTGCCTGCCGCACTGGTACCGCGGCTGGTGCTGATGGACGAACTACCCACCCGCACCTCCGGGAAAGTCGACCGCAACGCGCTGCCGTGGCCGCCGCCCGGCTACCAGGAGTCCGAGCCGGACCTCGGCGGCACCATGGGCTGGCTGGCCGGGCTGTGGCGCGACGTCCTCGGCGCGGTTGTCGACGGACCCGAGGCGGACTTCTTCGCGCTGGGCGGCGGGTCGCTGTCGGCCGCACAGCTGGTGGCGGCGCTGCGCGACCGGTTCCCCCAGCTGACCGTGGCCCAGCTCTACGACCATCCGCGACTGGGTTCGTTGGCCGAGTTCCTCGACGAGCAGGCCCCCGCGGTCGCGGTGACCCCGCGCGACGTCGCACCCACGCCGGTCACCACCCAGGCCGCGCAGGTTCTGCTGTCGGTGCCGCTGGCCACCCTGACCGGGCTGCAGTGGCTGATCTGGCTGGCGCTGATCAACAACGTCGCCGCCGCCGTCCACCCGCTGCCCTGGCTGACCCCGGTCAACTGGTGGCTGGTGGTCATCGGCTTCCTGCTGTTCATCACCCCGATCGGCCGGATGGGGATCGCCGTGCTGGGTGCCCGCACGCTGCTGTCCGGGCTGCAGCCCGGCACCTACCGGCGCGGCGGCTCCGAACACCTGCGGGTCTGGCTGGCCGAACGATTGGCCGACGCCAGCGGCGCCGAGAACCTGGCCGGCGCACCGTGGCTGGTGTACTACGCGCGAGCCCTGGGTAACACCGTCGGCAAGGGCGTGGATCTGCATTCGGCGCCTCCGGTGACCGGCATGGTCAAACTCGGCCACCGCTGCTCCATCGAGCCGGAGGTGGATCTGACCGGGCACTGGATCGACGGCGACCTGTTCCACGTCGGGCCGATCACCGTCGGCAACGACGCGACGATCGGGGCCCGCACCACCCTGTTCCCCGGTGCGGTGGTGGGCAAGGACGCCGATGTCGCACCCGGTTCGGGTGTGGTCGGCAAGGTGAAGAACGGCCAATACTGGAAGGGGTCGCCGGCGGTGAAGTCCGGCAAGGCCCGCCATCCCTGGCCGCAGCACCGCCCGCCGCGGGCTACTCAATGGGTGGCGATCTACGGCCTGACCTCGATACTGCTCGGGGCGCTGCCGCTGGCCGCACTGGCCGCCGGGCTTGCGGTGCCGGCGTTCATCGCCCGGCACACAGTGACCCTGCGCGACGCGATAGTGGTTGCCGCGCCGTGGATTCCGGTGGCGGCCCTGGCGGCGATGGCGATCTACGCGCTGGTGACCGTGGTGCTGGTGCGGCTGCTCTCGTTCGGGTTGCGAGAGGGCTACCACCCGGTGCGCAGCCGGATCGGTTGGCAGATGTGGGCCACCGAACGGCTGATGGATGCCGCGCGCAACTACCTGTTCCCCATCTACGCCAGCCTGCTCACCCCGTGGTGGCTGCGGCTGCTGGGTGCCAAGGTGGGCCGCAACACCGAGATCTCCACCGCCCTGCTGACACCGAAGTTCACCGTCATCGAGGACGGCGCGTTCCTGGCCGACGACACCATGGTGGCCTCCTACGAACTCGGCGGCGGCTGGATCCATGCCGCGAAAGCCACCGTTGGCAAGCGGGCCTTCCTCGGCAACTCCGGTATCACCCAGCCGGGCCGGCGGGTTCCCGACGACGGCCTGGTGGCGGTGTTGTCCGCCGCCCCGCACAAGGCCAAAGCCGGGTCGTCGTGGCTGGGCAGCCCGCCGATCCGGCTCCGCAGGCATGCCGACGAGGCCGACGCCGCACTGACCTACCAGCCGCCGCTGCGGTTGAAGGCCATGCGCTCGGCCGTGGAAACCTGCCGACTGCTCCCGGTGATCGTCACCTTCGCCATCGGCGTGGCGGTGCTCGTGACCCTGCAGGCGCTGGCCCTGCGGTTCGGCTACGGCTGGGCCGGGCTGGCAAGTGGAGTCCTGCTGCTGGTGGCCGGCGCCGTCGCGGGCGGTGTCGCGGTGGCCGCCAAATGGCTTGTGGTGGGCCGGATCCGCGCGGTGGAGTACCCGCTGTGGTCGTCGTTCGTCTGGCGTAACGAGGTCTCGGACACCTTCGTCGAGACGGTGGCCGCACCGTGGTTCGCCCGCGCCGCCAGCGGCACACCCGTGATGAACCTGTGGCTGCGCGCGCTCGGCGCGAAGATCGGCCGCGGCGTGTGGTGCGAGACGTACTGGCTGCCCGAGGCGGATCTGGTGACGCTGCAGCGCGCCAGCACGGTCAACCGGGGATGCGTGGTGCAGACCCACCTGTTCCACGACCGGATCATGCGGATGGACACCGTCATCCTCGAAGAAGGCGCGACACTCGGACCGCACTGCGTGGCCCTGCCTGCCGCCAAGCTGGGCGCCGGCGCCACCGTCGGACCGGCGTCGTTGGTGATGCGCGGGGACGAGGTCCCGCCGTCAACGCGATGGCAGGGCAATCCCATTGCACCATGGGTCATTTCGCGGAAGAAGTCTCGGGACAGAAGCCCCGAGGAAGCGGCGGCATGA
- a CDS encoding NAD-dependent epimerase/dehydratase family protein, giving the protein MGVLVTGAAGFIGSTLVDRLLADGHTVLGIDDLSTGNAANLDDARHSGGFELIEADIVSADLIGLLAAHRPEVVYHLAAQIDVRRSVADPEFDAAVNVIGTVRLAEAARRAGVRKVVFTSSGGSIYGVPKNYPTNETSPVDPESPYAASKIAGETYLNTFRHLYGLECSHIAPANVYGPRQNPHGEAGVVAIFATALLEGRPTKVYGDGANTRDYVFVDDVVDAFIRASGQAGGGQRFNIGTGVETSDRALHTTVAKVVGVPDEPATAPARLGDLTRSCLDVRKAEMILGWHPTVHLEEGVRRTVEYFQALR; this is encoded by the coding sequence ATGGGGGTATTGGTCACCGGAGCCGCAGGCTTCATCGGTTCGACGCTGGTGGACCGGCTGCTCGCCGACGGCCACACCGTGCTGGGCATCGACGATCTCAGTACCGGCAACGCCGCCAATCTCGATGATGCGCGTCACAGTGGCGGTTTCGAACTCATCGAGGCAGACATCGTCAGCGCCGATCTGATCGGTCTGCTGGCCGCGCACCGGCCCGAGGTCGTCTATCACCTCGCCGCCCAGATCGACGTGCGTCGCTCGGTGGCCGACCCCGAGTTCGACGCCGCGGTCAACGTCATCGGCACGGTGCGTTTGGCGGAGGCGGCCCGGCGGGCCGGGGTTCGCAAGGTGGTCTTCACCTCGTCCGGCGGCTCGATCTACGGTGTCCCGAAGAACTACCCGACCAACGAGACGTCGCCCGTCGACCCTGAATCACCCTATGCGGCAAGCAAGATCGCGGGCGAGACCTACCTCAACACCTTCCGGCACCTCTACGGGCTGGAGTGTTCGCACATCGCTCCGGCCAACGTCTACGGCCCGCGGCAGAACCCGCACGGCGAGGCCGGGGTAGTGGCGATCTTTGCCACCGCGCTGCTGGAGGGCCGGCCCACCAAGGTCTACGGTGACGGCGCCAACACCCGCGATTACGTGTTCGTCGACGACGTGGTCGATGCGTTCATCCGCGCCTCAGGACAGGCCGGCGGAGGCCAGCGGTTCAACATCGGCACCGGCGTGGAGACCTCGGACCGGGCGCTGCACACCACGGTCGCCAAGGTCGTCGGGGTGCCCGACGAACCCGCCACCGCTCCGGCACGCCTGGGCGATCTGACCCGCTCCTGCCTCGATGTCCGCAAGGCCGAAATGATCCTTGGCTGGCACCCCACTGTGCACCTCGAGGAGGGCGTGCGCCGCACCGTCGAGTACTTCCAGGCGCTGCGCTAA
- a CDS encoding DUF2304 domain-containing protein: MNWIQVLLIAAVMALLVYLLRSRTNAKAKAWVKVGYVLFVVAAIYAILRPDDTTVLANWLGVRRGADLITYALIIAFVFTTLSTYLRFKELELRYARLARAVALEGARVPDA; this comes from the coding sequence ATGAACTGGATTCAGGTGCTGCTGATCGCGGCGGTCATGGCGCTGCTGGTGTACCTGCTGCGCTCCCGCACCAACGCCAAGGCCAAGGCCTGGGTCAAGGTGGGCTATGTGCTGTTCGTCGTCGCCGCGATCTATGCCATCCTGCGCCCGGACGACACCACGGTGCTGGCCAATTGGCTCGGTGTGCGCCGCGGTGCCGACCTGATCACCTACGCGCTGATCATCGCGTTCGTGTTCACCACGCTGAGCACCTATCTGCGGTTCAAGGAGCTCGAGTTGCGTTACGCCCGGCTGGCCCGCGCGGTCGCGCTCGAGGGCGCCCGGGTACCCGACGCTTAG
- a CDS encoding M1 family metallopeptidase: MKRPPKKAVKKSGNAPVIDPYLPANGNFGYRVSRYELDLEYKVAINRLTGTATITAVTLASLKTFTLDLADALSVTKVVVNGRRPANFRTGNAKLHITLSTALPAGAAMSIEVRYGGSPRPIRSYWGEVGFEELTNGVLVAGQPNGAASWFPCDDHPSAKASYRIQISTDSPYRALANGELVSRRVRAAHTVWTFEQPEPTSTYLVTLQIGMYGVHKLPKAPVPMQAVLPDRLQRNFDHDFGRQPQMMKLFVKLFGPYPLSNGYTVVVTDDELEIPLEAQGISIFGANHCDGSRSSERLIAHELAHQWFGNSVTARRWRDIWLHEGFACYAEWLWSENSGGQTAEQWARHYHQKLVSAPQDMVLADPGPRDMFDDRVYKRGALTLHVLRTTIGDDKFFALLRDWTARHRHGTVVTDDFTGLAANYADVSLRPLWNDWLFSTEVPRL; this comes from the coding sequence ATGAAACGGCCCCCCAAGAAGGCCGTCAAGAAGAGCGGTAACGCCCCGGTGATCGACCCCTACCTGCCCGCCAACGGCAACTTCGGCTATCGGGTGTCGCGATACGAGCTGGACCTGGAGTACAAGGTCGCGATCAACCGGCTGACCGGGACGGCCACCATCACCGCCGTGACGCTGGCGTCACTCAAGACATTCACCCTCGACCTGGCCGATGCGCTCTCGGTGACCAAGGTGGTGGTCAACGGACGCCGGCCGGCGAATTTCCGCACCGGCAACGCCAAGCTGCACATCACCCTGAGCACGGCACTGCCGGCCGGCGCCGCGATGTCGATCGAGGTGCGTTACGGCGGATCCCCCCGACCCATCAGAAGCTATTGGGGGGAAGTCGGTTTCGAGGAGTTGACCAACGGGGTGCTGGTGGCCGGGCAGCCCAACGGCGCGGCGTCCTGGTTCCCCTGTGACGACCATCCGAGCGCCAAAGCCAGCTACCGCATCCAGATCAGCACCGACAGCCCGTACCGGGCGCTGGCCAACGGGGAACTGGTGTCGCGGCGGGTCCGGGCAGCACACACGGTGTGGACCTTTGAGCAGCCCGAGCCGACATCGACCTATCTGGTGACCCTACAGATCGGGATGTACGGCGTCCACAAGCTGCCCAAGGCGCCGGTACCGATGCAGGCGGTGTTGCCCGACCGGCTGCAGCGCAACTTCGATCACGACTTCGGCCGCCAGCCGCAGATGATGAAACTGTTCGTCAAGCTCTTCGGCCCCTATCCGCTGTCCAACGGGTACACCGTCGTGGTCACCGACGACGAGCTGGAGATACCGCTCGAGGCGCAAGGGATTTCAATCTTCGGCGCCAACCACTGCGACGGCTCGCGCAGCTCGGAGCGGTTGATCGCCCACGAGCTGGCCCACCAGTGGTTCGGGAACAGCGTGACCGCCCGGCGATGGCGGGACATCTGGCTGCACGAGGGATTCGCCTGCTACGCCGAATGGTTGTGGTCGGAGAACTCCGGCGGTCAGACCGCCGAGCAATGGGCACGGCACTACCACCAGAAGCTTGTCAGCGCGCCGCAGGACATGGTGCTGGCCGACCCCGGGCCGCGGGACATGTTCGACGACCGGGTCTACAAGCGTGGCGCACTGACCCTGCACGTGTTGCGCACCACCATCGGTGACGACAAATTCTTTGCGCTGCTACGGGATTGGACGGCCCGCCATCGGCACGGCACCGTCGTCACCGACGACTTCACCGGCTTGGCCGCCAACTACGCCGACGTGTCCCTGCGTCCGCTGTGGAATGACTGGTTGTTCTCCACCGAAGTGCCGCGGTTGTGA
- a CDS encoding carboxymuconolactone decarboxylase family protein: MSNLREDGLEVLREMLPGILPEGEIDFTEGFASEFTNITLENVFGQLWTREGLSRRDRSLVTLGILIALRATDELKAHFRIARQNGLSDEELAEVIYHSSSYAGFPAAATAKTVAIEALSPKN, from the coding sequence ATGTCTAACTTACGTGAGGATGGCTTGGAAGTACTTCGGGAAATGCTGCCGGGCATACTGCCTGAGGGCGAGATCGACTTCACCGAGGGATTCGCCAGCGAATTCACGAACATCACCCTGGAGAACGTGTTCGGCCAGCTGTGGACCCGCGAAGGGCTGAGCCGACGTGATCGCAGCCTGGTGACGCTGGGCATCCTGATCGCCCTGCGGGCCACCGACGAGCTCAAGGCGCACTTCCGGATCGCGCGGCAGAACGGTCTGTCCGACGAGGAACTGGCCGAGGTGATCTATCACTCGAGCAGCTATGCCGGCTTCCCGGCGGCCGCCACCGCCAAGACCGTGGCGATCGAGGCGCTGTCCCCGAAGAACTGA